From Echinicola jeungdonensis, the proteins below share one genomic window:
- a CDS encoding SusC/RagA family TonB-linked outer membrane protein, translating to MKQFSQKWLKGFNSCNSRIIDPITMAKMLGVIILMTFTKLGLAQSQEITGKVISGEDQLPIPGATVLVKGSSTGTVTDFEGNYSLNVSNPAEAILSFSFVGYISQEVPVNNQSQINITLEPDFAQLDEVVVVGYGETKRSDLTGAVSSIDGEAVKELPITSVDQAIQARAPGVQVTQTSAAPGGGVSVRIRGSNSINSGSEPLYVVDGFPIYPNNGAYSAGGNRQSANVMASINPNDIESIEVLKDASATSIYGSRGSNGVVLITTKRGKAGKPKFSYDGSYSTQTMSNPIEVLNGAEYATYLNILEQSQGGSPIYTQEEINAFGEGTNWLDEVTRTGYIQNHQITFSGGNKDNKYALTGNYHDNAGIIKKTNFKRYGIRLNLDNSAFDDFLNVSSSWSYNRTASNNAPTDQGGPGGTIITALGLDPTTPVYNEDGTYALASYDGRFLINPLQELEYATDEDITNRVLGNTTFTLNITDHLKVKSSIGADILNINRTSFFPTVTTRIGRDNSGELTLANRHSANILNENLITYTNDFGGDHFVDAVVGYTYQREVNKFFRSTTRGITASSVDQATLQGGPDILTPFSSRREWLLESLLGRLNYNYDSRYLLTLTFRRDGSSRFGAQNKWANFPSVALGWNIANESFFDEKGISNVINNLKIRGSWGLTGNSEIPVYNSLANLNEYNYVIGGNLVLGLADGRLSNSDLKWETTTMRNIGLDASFFKSRLNLTLDYFDNKTEDLLLFVSIPSSLGFESILKNSGSLQNKGFEIGLDGYIIDNGDFKWNLAGNLSILRNKLTDLGSSTPFFSSTTSGHLGVAGSWVEEGNPIGVWRGYDYIGIFQSQEEIDNNASRSGDKPGYPRYRDVNGDGQITPDDYTIIGDPNPDFTWGLNSTFTYKDLDLGIFLRGSQGFDVRNLQASELGDGVQKINQIAGILTDSWTPDNPNATRPVIDGNRDFANSYRDSDYFIEDGSFIRLQNISLGYTVPSFSEFVSRARVYVSGQNLFTITDYTGFDPEVNNRGQDNLNRGDDYDAYPRSRTFTVGINLEF from the coding sequence ATGAAACAGTTTTCACAAAAATGGTTAAAAGGGTTTAACTCCTGTAATAGCAGGATAATTGACCCTATAACAATGGCCAAAATGCTTGGGGTTATCATTTTGATGACCTTTACAAAACTAGGTTTGGCACAATCCCAGGAAATTACCGGAAAGGTAATCTCAGGAGAGGACCAATTGCCTATTCCAGGGGCAACCGTCCTTGTAAAAGGATCCAGTACTGGAACAGTTACAGATTTTGAAGGAAATTATTCCCTGAATGTTTCCAATCCAGCAGAGGCAATTTTGTCTTTTTCCTTTGTGGGCTATATTAGTCAGGAAGTTCCTGTAAACAATCAGTCACAAATAAATATCACCTTGGAACCAGATTTTGCCCAACTGGATGAAGTTGTGGTGGTGGGATATGGTGAAACCAAAAGAAGTGATCTTACAGGTGCTGTATCTTCAATAGATGGAGAAGCTGTAAAAGAATTACCTATTACTTCTGTAGATCAGGCCATCCAAGCAAGGGCGCCAGGAGTTCAGGTGACGCAAACATCAGCAGCTCCCGGAGGTGGGGTGTCGGTAAGAATTAGGGGTTCTAATTCAATTAATAGCGGAAGTGAGCCATTATATGTTGTGGACGGTTTTCCTATTTATCCAAACAATGGAGCTTATAGTGCAGGAGGGAATAGGCAATCTGCCAACGTAATGGCGTCTATTAATCCAAATGATATAGAATCTATCGAGGTGTTAAAGGATGCTTCTGCAACTTCGATATATGGTTCCAGAGGGTCCAACGGGGTAGTTTTAATTACTACTAAGCGTGGTAAAGCGGGTAAACCAAAATTTAGTTATGATGGTTCTTACTCAACTCAAACAATGTCTAATCCTATAGAAGTTTTAAATGGTGCTGAATATGCTACTTATTTAAACATTCTTGAGCAAAGCCAGGGAGGATCTCCTATTTATACTCAGGAGGAGATTAACGCATTTGGAGAAGGGACAAACTGGCTGGATGAGGTAACAAGAACAGGTTACATTCAAAATCACCAGATTACATTTTCTGGCGGAAATAAAGACAATAAATATGCATTAACGGGTAATTACCATGATAATGCGGGTATCATAAAGAAAACGAATTTTAAAAGATACGGTATAAGATTAAATCTGGATAATTCTGCATTTGATGACTTTTTAAATGTAAGTTCAAGCTGGTCATACAACCGCACGGCGTCCAACAATGCACCTACAGATCAAGGAGGGCCGGGAGGAACTATTATTACAGCATTAGGTTTAGATCCTACAACCCCGGTTTATAATGAAGATGGAACTTATGCCCTTGCTTCTTATGACGGACGTTTTTTGATTAATCCCCTGCAAGAGCTGGAATATGCTACAGATGAAGATATCACCAACCGTGTTCTTGGAAATACAACATTTACATTGAATATTACAGATCATTTGAAAGTAAAAAGTAGTATTGGAGCAGATATTTTAAATATCAATAGGACCAGTTTCTTCCCTACCGTTACGACTAGAATTGGTAGAGATAATTCAGGTGAATTAACTCTTGCTAACAGGCATTCAGCAAACATTTTGAATGAGAACCTTATAACGTATACCAACGACTTTGGTGGAGATCATTTTGTAGATGCAGTGGTGGGATATACTTATCAAAGAGAAGTGAATAAATTTTTTAGAAGTACCACCCGTGGTATTACCGCATCTTCGGTAGATCAGGCAACCCTTCAGGGAGGTCCGGACATTTTGACTCCATTTTCAAGCCGAAGAGAATGGCTATTAGAATCATTATTAGGACGTTTAAACTATAATTATGATAGTAGATATCTTCTTACTCTTACTTTTAGACGCGATGGTTCCTCCAGATTTGGAGCTCAAAACAAATGGGCTAACTTTCCATCTGTAGCCTTAGGTTGGAACATTGCGAACGAAAGCTTTTTTGATGAAAAAGGGATATCCAACGTAATTAATAATCTTAAGATAAGAGGTAGCTGGGGATTAACGGGTAACTCAGAAATTCCTGTGTATAATTCATTAGCAAATCTGAATGAATACAATTATGTAATTGGTGGTAATTTAGTTTTGGGGTTAGCAGACGGCAGATTAAGTAATTCTGATCTAAAATGGGAAACAACCACAATGAGAAATATCGGTCTGGATGCTTCTTTCTTTAAAAGTCGTCTTAATTTAACCTTGGACTATTTTGATAACAAGACTGAAGACCTGTTATTATTTGTATCTATACCAAGTAGTTTAGGGTTTGAATCCATATTGAAAAATTCCGGTTCATTACAGAATAAAGGTTTTGAAATTGGTTTGGATGGTTATATAATAGATAATGGGGATTTTAAATGGAATCTAGCTGGAAACCTTTCTATCTTAAGAAATAAACTTACGGATTTAGGAAGCAGTACACCCTTCTTTTCAAGTACCACCAGTGGGCATCTTGGGGTAGCAGGTAGCTGGGTAGAAGAAGGAAACCCAATTGGAGTATGGAGAGGTTATGACTATATAGGGATCTTTCAGTCTCAGGAAGAAATCGATAATAACGCATCGCGTTCAGGTGATAAACCAGGATATCCGCGATATAGAGATGTGAATGGAGATGGCCAAATCACACCAGACGATTATACTATTATAGGTGATCCAAATCCAGATTTTACCTGGGGACTAAACTCAACATTTACTTATAAAGATCTCGATTTAGGTATTTTCCTTAGAGGTTCGCAAGGATTTGATGTAAGAAACCTTCAGGCTTCTGAATTAGGTGATGGAGTGCAAAAGATTAACCAGATTGCCGGCATTCTTACCGATTCATGGACCCCAGATAATCCAAATGCTACCAGACCAGTTATCGATGGTAACAGGGATTTTGCAAACTCCTATAGAGATTCCGATTATTTTATTGAAGATGGTTCTTTTATACGTCTACAAAATATTTCTTTAGGATATACAGTTCCATCTTTTTCAGAATTTGTTTCGAGAGCTAGAGTTTACGTAAGCGGTCAAAATTTATTTACTATTACAGATTATACAGGTTTTGATCCTGAAGTAAATAACCGTGGGCAGGATAACCTGAACAGAGGAGATGATTATGATGCGTATCCGCGATCCAGAACATTCACGGTAGGAATCAATTTAGAATTTTAA
- a CDS encoding RagB/SusD family nutrient uptake outer membrane protein, translating to MVKFIKKTCLKGVFVLLLMNVFSACSDLEENPDFTTQDNFFNTAEQLELGVNAIYDGIGYGQDWENHFYNRFVFECLVGYQVGWEKGPLNYQNGNVSPDDVYISIYWRISYENINRANSIIAKADELKDAGATNVALIDRVKAEAQFLRAFYYYNLVRYFNNIPVTTSPTLSDQDLPSNENGEQKALELIQSDLLMARDILPESYGPSEAGRATRWAAEALLMKAYLQGEKWSEAYNVAQTIIDESGMSLFDDFANTFSVETENMGPRIFEAQVSASANAGENQVYHAHFVPADLPNDLGGVGWHWLNSTKDFREKYDPNDKRIAGTFIQEYPSNRVGRNDDGEWPIVRWSPDAPYNLSRFGGLVPADSDPNNPEELIYSAAWSAKYTEVGISNAYMNEKNIVYLRYADVLLGHSEAANESNMGDPYYGINEVRRRAGLTPLSGLSQSQLRDAIVNERVLEFAMESEVYPELKRKSTYGGSPDYLGDYIEDFIETYNVDRSLSPRDYVLPLPLNEVLGNPNVTQNPEYQ from the coding sequence ATGGTAAAATTTATAAAAAAGACATGTTTAAAAGGAGTTTTTGTATTACTCCTAATGAATGTTTTCTCAGCATGCTCTGATCTTGAAGAGAATCCGGATTTTACGACGCAAGACAACTTCTTTAATACTGCCGAGCAGCTAGAATTAGGTGTGAATGCAATTTATGATGGGATTGGATATGGCCAGGATTGGGAAAATCATTTTTATAACCGTTTTGTATTCGAATGTTTGGTGGGGTATCAGGTAGGCTGGGAAAAAGGGCCTCTGAATTACCAAAATGGGAATGTTTCTCCAGACGATGTTTATATTTCAATTTACTGGAGAATTTCTTACGAGAATATTAATAGGGCAAACTCTATAATTGCCAAAGCAGACGAGCTTAAAGACGCTGGGGCAACAAATGTGGCGTTGATTGATAGAGTAAAGGCCGAAGCGCAATTTTTAAGAGCATTTTACTATTATAATTTAGTAAGATATTTTAATAATATTCCTGTAACAACAAGTCCAACCCTAAGTGACCAGGATCTACCGTCTAATGAAAATGGAGAACAAAAGGCTTTAGAGCTTATTCAGTCAGATTTGTTAATGGCAAGAGATATTCTACCAGAAAGTTATGGCCCATCAGAAGCTGGTAGAGCAACTCGTTGGGCAGCAGAAGCATTATTGATGAAAGCTTACTTACAGGGAGAAAAATGGTCTGAAGCCTACAATGTTGCTCAGACGATCATTGATGAAAGTGGAATGTCATTATTTGATGATTTTGCAAATACTTTTTCTGTGGAAACAGAGAATATGGGGCCAAGAATTTTTGAGGCTCAGGTTTCTGCTTCAGCGAATGCTGGTGAAAACCAGGTCTATCATGCCCATTTTGTGCCTGCAGATCTACCAAATGATTTAGGCGGTGTTGGATGGCATTGGTTAAATTCAACTAAAGATTTCAGAGAAAAATATGATCCAAACGATAAAAGGATAGCGGGTACATTCATACAAGAATATCCATCAAATCGTGTGGGACGTAATGATGATGGAGAATGGCCAATAGTTCGCTGGAGTCCAGATGCGCCGTACAACTTAAGCCGTTTTGGAGGTTTAGTTCCTGCAGATTCAGATCCGAATAATCCTGAAGAGCTTATCTATTCTGCTGCTTGGTCTGCTAAATATACTGAAGTTGGAATTTCTAATGCGTACATGAATGAAAAGAATATTGTTTATCTAAGATATGCAGATGTACTTTTAGGACATTCTGAAGCTGCTAATGAAAGCAATATGGGCGATCCATATTACGGTATTAACGAGGTAAGAAGAAGAGCTGGTCTAACTCCGCTTTCAGGTTTAAGTCAATCGCAGCTTCGCGACGCAATTGTAAATGAAAGAGTTTTAGAATTTGCAATGGAATCTGAGGTTTATCCTGAACTTAAAAGAAAAAGTACTTATGGTGGATCACCAGATTATTTAGGAGATTATATCGAAGATTTTATCGAAACCTATAATGTGGATAGGTCACTTTCTCCCAGAGATTATGTATTACCATTACCTTTAAATGAAGTTTTGGGTAATCCTAATGTTACTCAAAACCCAGAGTATCAATAG
- a CDS encoding MFS transporter → MSNIKYNLPYLLALAFTSAMGGLLFGYDWVVIGGAKPFYELFFDINHSPKLQGWAMSSALVGCILGAVTSGTFSDKYGRKIPMIWAAALFIISAFGSGYANDFYWFIIFRLIGGVGIGLASTLSPMYIAELAPAELRGRFVAINQLTIVIGILAAQIINFLIAEPVPLEFPIRNWQLPGMVPSVGDGCFGLRWFLQ, encoded by the coding sequence ATGAGTAATATAAAATATAATTTGCCCTATTTATTGGCGCTAGCCTTCACCTCGGCAATGGGAGGCCTGTTATTTGGTTATGATTGGGTGGTAATAGGGGGAGCCAAACCATTTTATGAACTGTTTTTTGATATCAATCATTCGCCCAAATTACAAGGATGGGCAATGAGCAGTGCTTTAGTAGGCTGTATTCTGGGTGCAGTGACATCAGGAACCTTTTCCGATAAATATGGCAGGAAGATACCAATGATATGGGCCGCAGCTTTATTCATTATCTCGGCTTTTGGAAGTGGGTATGCAAATGATTTTTATTGGTTCATCATTTTCCGGTTAATAGGTGGCGTGGGTATTGGCTTGGCATCAACGCTATCCCCCATGTATATCGCAGAATTGGCCCCCGCAGAACTTAGAGGAAGGTTTGTTGCCATTAACCAACTGACCATTGTAATCGGTATTTTGGCCGCACAAATCATCAACTTTTTAATTGCAGAACCAGTTCCCTTGGAATTTCCAATCAGGAATTGGCAGCTTCCTGGAATGGTACCATCGGTTGGCGATGGATGTTTTGGGCTGAGATGGTTCCTGCAATAG
- a CDS encoding MFS transporter — protein sequence MVPAIAFFVLMFVVPKSPRFLLKIGDLKAASRVLTKVGGEAYALQEVKNIKSTLQENNDRVHFKELNEPKIKPIVFLGVVLAIFQQWCGINVIFNYAEEIFSSAGYSVGDMLFNIVITGSVNLVFTLVAMKTVDKWGRKKLMLFGSGGLSIIYFVLGLSYFQGWTGLPILILVVVSIATYAMSLAPITWVVLSEIFPNRVRGLAMSLATFSLWVASFTLAFSFPILNSELGAYGTFWVYCVISIMGFVFIKMKLPETKGKTLEDIELEFLK from the coding sequence ATGGTTCCTGCAATAGCCTTTTTTGTTTTAATGTTTGTTGTGCCAAAAAGTCCAAGATTCTTATTGAAAATCGGAGACTTAAAGGCCGCCTCAAGAGTTTTAACCAAGGTCGGTGGAGAGGCCTATGCACTACAGGAAGTGAAAAATATTAAGAGCACTCTCCAGGAAAATAATGACAGGGTGCATTTCAAGGAATTAAATGAACCAAAAATAAAACCCATTGTCTTCTTGGGCGTGGTATTGGCCATTTTCCAACAATGGTGCGGCATAAATGTCATTTTTAACTATGCAGAGGAAATTTTTAGTAGTGCAGGGTATAGTGTTGGAGATATGCTTTTCAATATTGTCATCACCGGAAGCGTCAACTTGGTGTTTACCCTTGTTGCCATGAAAACAGTGGACAAATGGGGCAGGAAGAAGTTGATGCTGTTTGGTTCAGGAGGCTTGTCTATCATCTATTTCGTCTTGGGATTAAGTTATTTTCAGGGTTGGACAGGTTTGCCGATACTTATTTTGGTCGTGGTGTCAATTGCCACCTATGCAATGTCACTTGCCCCTATAACTTGGGTGGTATTGTCTGAAATATTTCCAAACCGGGTGAGGGGATTGGCAATGTCTCTGGCCACTTTCAGCCTTTGGGTAGCTTCATTTACCCTGGCTTTTTCCTTCCCCATTTTAAACAGTGAATTAGGGGCGTATGGTACATTTTGGGTGTACTGTGTGATTAGCATAATGGGCTTTGTTTTTATAAAAATGAAGTTACCTGAAACCAAAGGAAAAACATTGGAAGATATTGAATTGGAGTTCTTAAAATAA
- a CDS encoding DUF5107 domain-containing protein: MKNFETVKAWEEKVIIPTYEVSEAEKYPIFLEKRVYQGSSGAVYPHPVIEKISDEKIDKEWDVIFLENQYLKIMVLPALGGRIQMAYDKVKERHFVYYNEVIKPALVGLTGPWISGGIEFNWPQHHRPSTYDPVDATIEENQDGSVTVWVSELERMFRTKGMAGFTLHPDKAYLEIKGKLYNRTPHPQTFLWWANPAVAVNDHYQSVFPEDVNAVFDHGKRDVSRFPIATGTYYKMDYSAGVDISRYKNIPVPTSYMAVNSDFDFVGGYENDTQAGLLHIADHHVSPGKKQWTWGNGDFGQAWDRNLTDRNGPYIELMCGVYTDNQPDFSWIQPYEERNFTQYFMPYQQVGVVKNATKDAMVNVTLQDGKCKVVVYATGNFANSSVILTADGKKVLDENFDFSPANVFSQTIELGSLPEGSQLEVLDEKGHSLVTWQQKSDELKPVPEAAKSVKDPEDILTNEELYLTGLHIEKLFQYAIRSDTIPHWSRYLRDL, encoded by the coding sequence ATGAAAAATTTTGAAACCGTAAAAGCATGGGAGGAGAAGGTAATTATTCCGACTTACGAAGTAAGTGAAGCGGAAAAGTACCCCATCTTTTTAGAAAAAAGGGTTTATCAGGGAAGCAGTGGGGCGGTTTACCCTCATCCGGTAATTGAAAAAATTAGCGATGAAAAAATCGATAAAGAATGGGATGTCATTTTCCTGGAAAACCAGTACCTCAAGATCATGGTACTACCTGCTTTGGGTGGTCGTATCCAAATGGCCTATGATAAGGTAAAGGAACGCCATTTTGTTTATTACAATGAGGTCATTAAACCTGCATTGGTAGGACTGACTGGGCCATGGATCTCAGGAGGAATAGAATTTAACTGGCCACAGCACCACAGGCCGAGTACCTATGACCCAGTGGATGCTACCATTGAGGAAAATCAAGATGGAAGTGTGACTGTTTGGGTTAGTGAATTAGAGAGAATGTTTCGGACAAAGGGAATGGCCGGATTTACGCTCCATCCTGACAAAGCTTATTTAGAAATAAAAGGTAAACTTTATAATAGGACACCTCATCCCCAGACTTTCTTATGGTGGGCCAATCCGGCAGTAGCTGTTAATGATCATTACCAATCGGTATTTCCAGAGGACGTGAACGCTGTGTTTGACCATGGAAAAAGAGATGTGTCCAGGTTTCCAATTGCGACGGGAACATACTATAAAATGGATTATTCTGCAGGGGTGGATATTTCTAGGTATAAAAATATTCCTGTACCAACTTCTTATATGGCAGTCAATTCAGATTTTGATTTTGTAGGAGGCTATGAGAATGATACGCAGGCAGGTTTGCTGCATATTGCTGACCACCATGTGTCCCCGGGAAAAAAACAATGGACTTGGGGAAATGGGGACTTTGGTCAGGCATGGGATAGAAATTTGACCGATCGAAATGGACCCTATATCGAACTGATGTGTGGAGTTTATACTGACAATCAACCTGACTTTTCTTGGATACAACCTTACGAGGAACGTAATTTTACGCAATATTTTATGCCGTACCAACAAGTTGGGGTAGTGAAAAATGCTACTAAAGATGCCATGGTCAATGTAACCCTTCAGGATGGAAAATGCAAGGTAGTGGTTTATGCCACAGGAAACTTTGCCAATAGTAGCGTTATTCTTACAGCGGATGGAAAGAAAGTATTGGACGAAAATTTTGATTTCAGCCCTGCAAATGTTTTCAGCCAAACCATTGAACTGGGAAGCCTTCCTGAGGGTTCACAATTGGAGGTTTTGGATGAAAAGGGCCATAGCCTGGTGACTTGGCAACAAAAATCCGATGAATTAAAACCAGTACCTGAGGCAGCAAAGTCGGTCAAAGATCCCGAAGATATCTTGACCAATGAGGAATTGTATCTGACCGGATTGCATATTGAAAAATTGTTTCAATATGCAATCCGGTCAGATACAATTCCTCATTGGTCAAGATATCTTCGGGATCTTTGA
- a CDS encoding DUF5107 domain-containing protein: protein MTDRNGPYIELMCGVYTDNQPDFSWIQPYEERNFTQYFMPYQQVGVVKNATKDAMVNVTLQDGKCR from the coding sequence TTGACCGATCGAAATGGACCCTATATCGAACTGATGTGTGGAGTTTATACTGACAATCAACCTGACTTTTCTTGGATACAACCTTACGAGGAACGTAATTTTACGCAATATTTTATGCCGTACCAACAAGTTGGGGTAGTGAAAAATGCTACTAAAGATGCCATGGTCAATGTAACCCTTCAGGATGGAAAATGCAGGTAG
- a CDS encoding DUF5107 domain-containing protein, with amino-acid sequence MKNFETVKAWEEKVIIPTYEVSEAEKYPIFLEKRVYQGSSGAVYPHPVIEKISDEKIDKEWDVIFLENQYLKIMVLPALGGRIQMAYDKVKERHFVYYNEVIKPALVGLTGPWISGGIEFNWPQHHRPSTYDPVDATIEENQDGSVTVWVSELERMFRTKGMAGFTLHPDKAYLEIKGKLIIGHLIPRLSYGGPIRQ; translated from the coding sequence ATGAAAAATTTTGAAACCGTAAAAGCATGGGAGGAGAAGGTAATTATTCCGACTTACGAAGTAAGTGAAGCGGAAAAGTACCCCATCTTTTTAGAAAAAAGGGTTTATCAGGGAAGCAGTGGGGCGGTTTACCCTCATCCGGTAATTGAAAAAATTAGCGATGAAAAAATCGATAAAGAATGGGATGTCATTTTCCTGGAAAACCAGTACCTCAAGATCATGGTACTACCTGCTTTGGGTGGTCGTATCCAAATGGCCTATGATAAGGTAAAGGAACGCCATTTTGTTTATTACAATGAGGTCATTAAACCTGCATTGGTAGGACTGACTGGGCCATGGATCTCAGGAGGAATAGAATTTAACTGGCCACAGCACCACAGGCCGAGTACCTATGACCCAGTGGATGCTACCATTGAGGAAAATCAAGATGGAAGTGTGACTGTTTGGGTTAGTGAATTAGAGAGAATGTTTCGGACAAAGGGAATGGCCGGATTTACGCTCCATCCTGACAAAGCTTATTTAGAAATAAAAGGTAAACTTATAATAGGACACCTCATCCCCAGACTTTCTTATGGTGGGCCAATCCGGCAGTAG
- a CDS encoding SusC/RagA family TonB-linked outer membrane protein, producing the protein MGYISQEVPVNNQSQINITLEPDFAQLDEVVVVGYGETKRSDLTGAVSSIDGEAVKELPITSVDQAIQARAPGVQVTQTSAAPGGGVSVRIRGSNSINSGSEPLYVVDGFPIYPNNGAYSAGGNRQSANVMASINPNDIESIEVLKDASATSIYGSRGSNGVVLITTKRGKAGKPKFSYDGSYSTQTMSNPIEVLNGAEYATYLNILEQSQGGSPIYTQEEINAFGEGTNWLDEVTRTGYIQNHQITFSGGNKDNKYALTGNYHDNAGIIKKTNFKRYGIRLNLDNSAFDDFLNVSSSWSYNRTASNNAPTDQGGPGGTIITALGLDPTTPVYNEDGTYALASYDGRFLINPLQELEYATDEDITNRVLGNTTFTLNITDHLKVKSSIGADILNINRTSFFPTVTTRIGRDNSGELTLANRHSANILNENLITYTNDFGGDHFVDAVVGYTYQREVNKFFRSTTRGITASSVDQATLQGGPDILTPFSSRREWLLESLLGRLNYNYDSRYLLTLTFRRDGSSRFGAQNKWANFPSVALGWNIANESFLMKKGYPT; encoded by the coding sequence GTGGGCTATATTAGTCAGGAAGTTCCTGTAAACAATCAGTCACAAATAAATATCACCTTGGAACCAGATTTTGCCCAACTGGATGAAGTTGTGGTGGTGGGATATGGTGAAACCAAAAGAAGTGATCTTACAGGTGCTGTATCTTCAATAGATGGAGAAGCTGTAAAAGAATTACCTATTACTTCTGTAGATCAGGCCATCCAAGCAAGGGCGCCAGGAGTTCAGGTGACGCAAACATCAGCAGCTCCCGGAGGTGGGGTGTCGGTAAGAATTAGGGGTTCTAATTCAATTAATAGCGGAAGTGAGCCATTATATGTTGTGGACGGTTTTCCTATTTATCCAAACAATGGAGCTTATAGTGCAGGAGGGAATAGGCAATCTGCCAACGTAATGGCGTCTATTAATCCAAATGATATAGAATCTATCGAGGTGTTAAAGGATGCTTCTGCAACTTCGATATATGGTTCCAGAGGGTCCAACGGGGTAGTTTTAATTACTACTAAGCGTGGTAAAGCGGGTAAACCAAAATTTAGTTATGATGGTTCTTACTCAACTCAAACAATGTCTAATCCTATAGAAGTTTTAAATGGTGCTGAATATGCTACTTATTTAAACATTCTTGAGCAAAGCCAGGGAGGATCTCCTATTTATACTCAGGAGGAGATTAACGCATTTGGAGAAGGGACAAACTGGCTGGATGAGGTAACAAGAACAGGTTACATTCAAAATCACCAGATTACATTTTCTGGCGGAAATAAAGACAATAAATATGCATTAACGGGTAATTACCATGATAATGCGGGTATCATAAAGAAAACGAATTTTAAAAGATACGGTATAAGATTAAATCTGGATAATTCTGCATTTGATGACTTTTTAAATGTAAGTTCAAGCTGGTCATACAACCGCACGGCGTCCAACAATGCACCTACAGATCAAGGAGGGCCGGGAGGAACTATTATTACAGCATTAGGTTTAGATCCTACAACCCCGGTTTATAATGAAGATGGAACTTATGCCCTTGCTTCTTATGACGGACGTTTTTTGATTAATCCCCTGCAAGAGCTGGAATATGCTACAGATGAAGATATCACCAACCGTGTTCTTGGAAATACAACATTTACATTGAATATTACAGATCATTTGAAAGTAAAAAGTAGTATTGGAGCAGATATTTTAAATATCAATAGGACCAGTTTCTTCCCTACCGTTACGACTAGAATTGGTAGAGATAATTCAGGTGAATTAACTCTTGCTAACAGGCATTCAGCAAACATTTTGAATGAGAACCTTATAACGTATACCAACGACTTTGGTGGAGATCATTTTGTAGATGCAGTGGTGGGATATACTTATCAAAGAGAAGTGAATAAATTTTTTAGAAGTACCACCCGTGGTATTACCGCATCTTCGGTAGATCAGGCAACCCTTCAGGGAGGTCCGGACATTTTGACTCCATTTTCAAGCCGAAGAGAATGGCTATTAGAATCATTATTAGGACGTTTAAACTATAATTATGATAGTAGATATCTTCTTACTCTTACTTTTAGACGCGATGGTTCCTCCAGATTTGGAGCTCAAAACAAATGGGCTAACTTTCCATCTGTAGCCTTAGGTTGGAACATTGCGAACGAAAGCTTTTTGATGAAAAAGGGATATCCAACGTAA
- a CDS encoding carboxypeptidase-like regulatory domain-containing protein, with amino-acid sequence MKQFSQKWLKGFNSCNSRIIDPITMAKMLGVIILMTFTKLGLAQSQEITGKVISGEDQLPIPGATVLVKGSSTGTVTDFEGNYSLNVSNPAEAILSFSLWAILVRKFL; translated from the coding sequence ATGAAACAGTTTTCACAAAAATGGTTAAAAGGGTTTAACTCCTGTAATAGCAGGATAATTGACCCTATAACAATGGCCAAAATGCTTGGGGTTATCATTTTGATGACCTTTACAAAACTAGGTTTGGCACAATCCCAGGAAATTACCGGAAAGGTAATCTCAGGAGAGGACCAATTGCCTATTCCAGGGGCAACCGTCCTTGTAAAAGGATCCAGTACTGGAACAGTTACAGATTTTGAAGGAAATTATTCCCTGAATGTTTCCAATCCAGCAGAGGCAATTTTGTCTTTTTCCTTGTGGGCTATATTAGTCAGGAAGTTCCTGTAA